A genomic region of Metopolophium dirhodum isolate CAU chromosome 1, ASM1992520v1, whole genome shotgun sequence contains the following coding sequences:
- the LOC132937406 gene encoding uncharacterized protein LOC132937406, translated as MTNRNDKYVMNSPIGKILIEETSPSIMSSMPPKQPFIEYINLPSPAVSHRSNTSPLSRRSNPIPLTRPIKKVLFPNVESQGSNRSSKYNTEYDCGMTDTAFKNVVVSFLTKVKHEISAIHSTVNSSYMVLEGFINNFGQSRATEIAMQYENRCSLDDFFPITNEEDLQILNNKIKSDKQFRLNMVSKLSLLVGTKDVGDSVRRLMGRMFIDDVLTEYSLLGKKKKKNFSELPVYQLLIDALRIHQKYKDKINKDFNDPLANWLNHSKFRLLNKAVEKSNKL; from the exons ATGACTAATCGTAATGACAAGTATGTTATGAATTCTCCAATTGGGAAAATTTTGATTGAAGAAACTAGTCCATCTATTATGTCTTCTATGCCTCCAAAACAAccatttattgaatatataaatttgcCATCACCTGCTGTATCTCATCGTTCAAACACTTCACCATTATCTCGACGTTCAAACCCTATACCATTAACTCGtcctataaaaaaagttttatttccaAATGTTGAGTCCcaag GGTCAAATCGTTCatctaaatataatacagaATATGACTGTGGCATGACTGATacag cattcaaaaatgttgttgtcAGTTTCTTAACTAAAGTTAAGCATGAAATTTCTGCGATACATTCAACTGTGAATTCAAGCTATATGGTGTTGGAAGgatttattaataactttgGACAATCAAGAGCTACAGAAATAGCTATGCAGTATGAGAATAGATGTAGTTTAGACGATTTCTTCCCAATTACTAATGAAGAAGATTTAcaaatacttaacaataaaattaagtcTGATAAACAATTTCGATTAAATATg gtTTCCAAGTTATCATTACTCGTGGGTACAAAAGATGTTGGTGATAGCGTGAGACGACTTATGGGACGTATGTTTATTGATGATGTATTAACCGAGTATTCTCTTCTgggaaaaaagaagaaaaaaaacttcTCAGAATTGCCTGTTTATCAACTATTGATAG atgcATTAAGAATCCATCAAAAATACAAAGATAAGATCAATAAAGATTTTAATGACCCATTAGCAAACTGGCTCAATCACTCTAAATTTAGGCTTCTGAACAAAGCAGTTGAAAAAAGTAACAAACTATAA